GACTCTAATATTTGGAAGAGGATTAACTGTTTTGATGGCCGTATTAGCTTTAATTGCTTGGGCAGGTTTCGTAAGGGTTATTAGGGCCCAAACCTTAATTATTCGTGAATTAGATTTTGTAGCAAGTGCCAAGATAAATGGTGCTACTACATTTAGAATTCTTTATAGACATATTTTACCAGGTGTGTTAAACACAGCTGTTGTTGTCGCTACATTAAATACAAGTGCTCTTATTTTGGCTGAGTCAGTACTAAGTTTCGTAGGTGCTGGTATACAACCACCTACCCCTGCTTGGGGAGTTATGACAAATGAGGGTAGAGATTATTTAGCTATTGCTCCTCATCAAGTTATGGTTCCGGGAGGAGCTATATTTTTTGTAGTTCTTGCTCTAAACTTTCTTGGAGATTGGCTAAGAGATAGATTGGATCCAAGATTAAGGCAGGTAGACTAAGGGGTTTTTATGTATAAGTTTCTAATAACAGGTTTATTGGCATTTTTTATAGCATGTGGAGGCGAAGAGTATGTTTCATATACAAACATCGTGCAGACGCAAACAGCAGAAAATATGCTTGGTAATGCAACTGCAACTGCTGTTGCCGAAGTAACGGAATGTACAGCTCAACAAGGTATTATATATGACACTCTTTCCGAAGAAGAAAAAATCAAATGGGTTAATGAATGTGAAAATTCATTCACTGCAGCAGCACAATCTGTAGGAAAAGATGCAGCAGCTTCTGCTCAAGCAGTTGCTATGTCATTAACGGCTACAGCTGAAGCTGGTGGAGAAGCGGAGTGTATAGGTTCTACATGTGAGGTTGAGGAAGAAAAAATTGTACTAGAAATGCCTGAAGGTCCTATATTAGATGGTGTGGTTGAAATAAGTATTGGTCAAGGAGGGGTAATGGACCCTCAAACAATAAAAGTTAAGTCTGGAACTACAGTTAATTGGCTAAATCCTAAGGGTGCAGCAAGCTCATCGACCTCTGATGCTGGTCAAGCTGATGACTGGGATTCAGGAGCATTCAATAAGGGGCCATTTGACAAAAATCCTGAACAATGGACTTATGGTAGAGAATTCAATATACCAGGATGTTTCAGCTATAGATCATTATTTAGTGGAGATGCTGATACTGGAAATTTTGGAGTGGTTTGTGTAGTTGAGTAAAGTTATCCGCCTCCAACAGGTCTAACGACTTCAACTTTATCATTTTCTTTAATATATGTGGTCTTATATTCATTTTTGAGAATTATCTTCATATTAACAGCAACTGCTACCATTTTATTTTCTAAATTTTCAGATCTTAAGAATTCAATTATAGAAATCGTGCTTTCTAGTTCAGTTTTTTTCCCATTAAGGATTATATTTATCATTCTTATTTTCTAATTGATCTATAGTTTTATTAATATTCTTAGAATAAGCAATTGCGCTAATAACAGCAATCCCAGAAGCACCTGATTTATGGACTAAGTCTACATTATTTTCATCAATACCACCAATTGCAATTACAGGTTTTGATGATAATTTTATAAGTTTTTTAAAATTATCAATACCTAAATAATTTCCTTCAGGATGACTGTTTGACTTAAATAAGGTTCCAAGAATATATGAATCAATATTTTTATCCATATTTGATTCATATATGTCGTCCTCATTATGAACAGACTTAGAAACCCACTTAACATTTGTTAATTGTTTTATTTCTTTTCCAGAAATATTATTTTGAGAACTTATATGAAATCCAAAAGGTTTAATTTTTTTTGAAATTTCAATATCTTCATTCATGATAATTTTAGTATCTATTCTATCTATTTTTTTTGCAATTATTTTACTTATTTTTTCTTTATCTACACTAGAGGAGTTTTTATATCTTAATTGAATATACTTTACTCCATTTATTGATGCCGAATATATATTTTCAATGAATTCTTTTTCATTATAAAATTTATTTATATCAGTTACATAAATAAGCATTATAACTATTTGCGACTAATATTCTTCGTTGGGCTACTAGGATTGGCCTGTTTAGAAACAGGGATTCTTCCAGATAGAAAAGCTTTTCTTCCAGCCTCTACTCCAAGCTTAAATGCCTCTGCCATTTGTTTAGGGTTTTTAGCTCCAGCAATAGCTGAATTCACAAGAACTGCATCAGCACCATTTTCCATTACCAGAGATGCTTCAGAAGGTACTCCTAAGCCGGCATCTACTATAACTGGAATATTGGATTGTTCAATTATAATATTTATTTCTTCTAAAGCTAAAACTCCATTTCCAGAACCTATAGGAGAACCAAGTGGCATAACTGTTGCGCATCCTATATCTTCTAATCTCTTGGCAAGAACTGGATCTGGAGAAATATAAGGTAAAACTATGAAATTTTGATTAACTAGTTTTTCACAAGCCTCTAAGGTTCCAATTGGATCAGGAAGAAGATATTTTGGATCAGGTATAACTTCAATTTTTATCCAATTTGAACCAGTAACTTCTCTTGCTAAATTCGCAGTATAAATTGCTTCTTCAGCTGTCTTACTACCTGCAGTATTTGGAAGGATATTATACTTATCCCAATCAATAACTTCTAGCAAATTTTTCTCATTTAAATTTTCAAAGTCTATTCTTCTAATTGCAACTGTAATCATTTCTGTTCCTGAAGAAATAATTGAATTCTCTAGATCTTCAGAATTTTTATGTTTTCCTGTGCCTGTTATTAGTCTAGATTTGAATTTTTTTCCTGCAATTTCTAGCTCATCCATATTTTTATACTCTAAATATAGTTTAAAATAATTTTAATCATAAAAGATATCCACTACAATTATAAGGAAAAGTTTTGAATATAAAAATAGATAACGAGACAGACTCTCCAAAGATATCAGCTGCTCTATTTGATTTAGATGGAACAATTCTAAATAGTCAAGAAATAATTCCTGATGACATCAGTCAAAGAATAAAACATATTTCTAATTTTATTCCAACCAGTTTGATTTCGGGAAGAATTTTTTCTTCAGTCTATGATTATTCCAAAGAACTTGAACTTTCTTCCCCTCAGATTTCTGATAATGGTGCATTGATTTTTAACCCTATAAACAAAGAAATAATTTTTAGTAGATCTATTGATTGTGAAGTGGCAAGAGATGTTTTTAACTTATTAGACAATAATGATTTCTATTATTTTGCAAGTTCTCAAGGTGAACAAATTAATAATAATTCAAAAGATAAAAACTTTGAGAATGTTAATATTATTACATGCTTATATGATGATATTTATAAATTTATTTCTTCAAATTCATTAATTAATCTTTCAAAAATTAGCTTGATACCATCATCGGGTAGTAGTAATGAGAAATATCTTAGTTTTATGCCAAAAAATATTAATAAAGGGATAGCTATAGAAGAATATTCTTCCTATTTAGGCATAAATAAATCTAAAATATTTGCAATAGGTGACGGCTTAAATGATATTGAAATGTTGAATAAAGTAGGTATTTCAGTAGCTATGGGAAATTCTGACAAAGAAGTTTATAAAGCTTCTAAATTTTATACTAAAAGTTTTGATGAAAATGGTACTATTCTTGCTTTAGATTGGATTATAGAAGGATTAAATTAATTTCTTAAGGCTTTATAACTTGCCTCAAGTACTTCTTTCCAGATTTTGATTTCATTCGTTACAGTTAGCATTAATTTTTTATCTCCAAAATCTGAACTTAAGAATTTTTTATTTCTTTTGGATAAAGTTTTCTTAATGCTAGTATGATTTAATTCTGATAGAGCATTAATTAGGCTAATTTTAATTAACCTGGCCATATCTTCAGGACCTTTTGCAGCACCAAGTGGTGGCTCAGGAATTATAGAATCAATAATATAATTATTTAAACAATCACTTGAACTTAGAAATTCCATTTTTTGATCCTTATTATTTGGTATAAAAATTGCATTTTGAAGCATATAAACCTTGTCACCTAGAAAAAAAGGAATAGAAGCTTCAGAAGTCGCCTCTCCTGTTATTACACTAATTATTTTTTCCTCATGTGAGGACATCTTGAATATGAATTTTGAAATTGCATTTCCTATTCCTTCCAGTTCATTATCATATGATATGTCTAGTCCGTTATTATCTATAAAAAATACAATAGGAATGTTAAAATCTTTTGATATTTCTATAAACTTTTCCATCCTAATAAAATCATTGATAGTCATCTTTCCATTTTCTTTGGGAGATGATCTATCATAGCTTTGTGCAATGATAACTACTGGTTGAGATGCTATCTTTCCTAAACCTGTTATTACTGAATCTTTTTTGTTTTTATAACCTAATTCAATATAGTCATCGAATACCTTATTAATATAACTTGAAGAGCTAGGAGTCCCTTTGCTCAAGTTTTTAGATTGCTTTTTTACTTTTTTAATCGAGCTTATAGTGGGTACAGATATATCTATTTTTTTAGGGATTTTATAATCAACTAATAAATTTTCTAAAATTGTAGATAATTCTATCTTTAATTTATTTCTTGATACTACTTTATCTATTAATCCTTTTTCATAAAAAGATTCAGCTGATATATCGATATTTTTTGAATCTTCTGATTTATTAATTAATTCATCAAGTTGAAATAGTCCCAAAATTGCTCCTGGTTCTGCAATTTTCACATCTGCCCTTGAAGCAAAAGAACTAAAAACTTGTCCGCCAGATGGATTGGAAAATAAACAAATATGAGGTAAGCTCTTACTCTTAATTTCTTTTGTTGAAATTACTGTTTTTATCATTTGAACTAAAGAATATATTCCTTCTTGTACTCTTTTCCCACCACTAGAAATTATAGATACAACAGGAAGATTCTTTCTGTATGCAAAATTAAATGCTTTAGAAATTTTTTCACCAACAATAAGGCCCATAGATCCTCCAAGGAATCCAAAATCTAGAATTATCACTACAGTCTTAATGCCTCCGATGTTGCAAGTCCCAGATATTGCAGCTTCTTCTAGTCCTGTACGTTCTCTAGATTTACGAACATTATTTTTATAGGATTCGTCAAAACTTAGATTTTCTGGTCTCTTCATAGAAATATTTTTATTAAACTCTCTAAAAGTTCCGAAATCAGATATTATTTCTATTCTTTTACTGGAATCTATAGAATAATGAAAATTACAAAAAGGACACACATCATATTTCAAGTAAAAATCTGTTTTGTTTATAATTTCTGGACAATTCAAGCAATTACTTAAATTTTCTCCTAATTCTATACTTTGATCTGTATTATTCATTACACTAATATTTTTCTAGGCTTACCAGCTTCTCCTGGTCCCACTATACCATTATCTTCAAGTTCATCCATCAATCTAGCTGCTCTTGGATAACCTATTCTTAATCTTCTTTGTAACAGAGATGTTGATAATGTGCTACTCTGAGAGCTTAGTTCTAATGCTTGATCATAAAGAGAATCACCCTTTATTTCTTTATTATTATTTTTACCCTCTAGTTGTAACTTTAACATTTCTAGTTCGTATTTATCATAATAAGAGTTCCACTGGTTAGTAAGGGCTTCTATATCGTCTTCATTTAAGAAAACTCCTTGAATCCTACTCATTTGTGCATTATCTATAGGGCTAAAAAGCATATCTCCTTTGCCTATTAATTTTTCTGCTCCTATACTATCAAGAACAGTTCTAGAGTCTATTTGAGACATCACTGCAAATGATACTCTACTTGGAAAATTAGCCTTAATTAAACCTGTAACTACGTCAACCGATGGCCTTTGGGTTGCAACAACTAAGTGTATGCCTGTAGCTCTTCCTAATTGTGCAAGCCTTACTATTAATCTCTCTATTTCACTACCTGCTTGTAGCATTAAATCGGCCAGCTCATCAATAACTATTAACAAGTTCCACATTTTGTGTGATTTACCCATTTTCTTATTAAAATCTGATATATTTTTCACGCCTACTTTTTCAAGTATTTTGAATCGATTCATCATTTCTGTAACAGTACTACTCAATACTTCAACTGCTTTATCTGTATCAACTATTACTTCCTCTGTATATAAATGGGGTATTTTCCCATAGGGTGTTAATTCTACTCTTTTTGGATCAATCAGTATCATTCTTACTTCTTCAGGGGTCTTTGTAGTAATCATGCCTGCAATAATTGAGTTTATAAAAACTGACTTCCCAGATCCAGTTGAACCTGCAACCAGTAAGTGTGGCATTTTAGCTATATCAATCATTATTGGTTTACCATCCATCCCTTGTCCCAAAGGTGCAGGAAGAGAAAAGCTTTGAGAAATATTCTTTATTCTTTCATCTTCAATAACTTCTTTGAAATCAACAGTATTAGGTGAAATATTTGGGATTTCAATACCCATAATATTCTGAACTCCATCTAAAACAGCCTCAAATCGAATATTTGGTGAGCCAAGTGCCAAGGCTAGATCCTTTTCTCTTCTTAGGACTTGTTCTACTTTGACTCTCTTATTTTCTTTATCATCCATCCATCCAGGTTTCAATTGATACATTGTTACTGATGGACCTGAAGTAAAATTTTCAATAGAAGTGTTTACTCCATGAGCAGATAGAGTACTTTTGATAATCTCAATTGTGTCATTAATTTCATTCTTATCTAACTCTTTTTTTGGGGTAAGCTTTAGAAAATTAGTCTTAATCTTAGGCCAATTAAATTCTCTTATTGAAAATCTATCTAATTCCTTGTCAATATTTGGCCTATCATCGTAAATAATTTCTTTTTTAATTTCAGTAGAAATATCTCGACTAAATAATTTATCCTCTTCTATTTTTGTATCTTCTATCTTAGGGTCATCAATATTTATTTCTCTTATTTTTGTATTTTCTATCTTAGGGTCATCAATATTTACTTCTCTTATTTTTGTATCTTTTATCCTAGATCCGATAATTTTTTTTTTAAAAAAAGTTAGGAGATTTTTTCTTAATAAATAAGTAAAAGAAATAATAAAACTTACCAAAATTGAATACAAATTACTTAAAATTCTCAAGTAAAAGTGAGGATAATAAATAATACTGATTATTATTAATGGAGTTGAAAGTCTGAAAATAAAATCAATATAATTTGTAATACTTGCGTTGTATTGATTCCAATAATATGGTTCTTTTGCCAAAAATTCACCATATTTCCCTGACAATGAATAGTCAAAAGAAAAAAATGAACTTGAATCATAATTTATACCACCAAGTGTCACAAAAAATGAAACGTTAATTAGAATAACTGAAGATAATAATTTAATAGAAAATAATTTTTTTGAATTCTTAAATAGAATAAACGACAAAAGAACACTCATTGACACAAGAACTGGTAATAAACCTACCAAATCTCTTACTGAATAAAACAAATTTAAAGAAGCAATTAATAGCGCAGTCAAAAAAATAAAAAAAATAAAATTTTTTTGACTAATTATTTTTATTAATCTTTCTTTAATAATATTGTTTTGATTAACTTCCATAT
This sequence is a window from Dehalococcoidia bacterium. Protein-coding genes within it:
- the thiS gene encoding sulfur carrier protein ThiS: MINIILNGKKTELESTISIIEFLRSENLENKMVAVAVNMKIILKNEYKTTYIKENDKVEVVRPVGGG
- a CDS encoding thiamine phosphate synthase, which translates into the protein MLIYVTDINKFYNEKEFIENIYSASINGVKYIQLRYKNSSSVDKEKISKIIAKKIDRIDTKIIMNEDIEISKKIKPFGFHISSQNNISGKEIKQLTNVKWVSKSVHNEDDIYESNMDKNIDSYILGTLFKSNSHPEGNYLGIDNFKKLIKLSSKPVIAIGGIDENNVDLVHKSGASGIAVISAIAYSKNINKTIDQLENKNDKYNP
- a CDS encoding thiazole synthase, which codes for MDELEIAGKKFKSRLITGTGKHKNSEDLENSIISSGTEMITVAIRRIDFENLNEKNLLEVIDWDKYNILPNTAGSKTAEEAIYTANLAREVTGSNWIKIEVIPDPKYLLPDPIGTLEACEKLVNQNFIVLPYISPDPVLAKRLEDIGCATVMPLGSPIGSGNGVLALEEINIIIEQSNIPVIVDAGLGVPSEASLVMENGADAVLVNSAIAGAKNPKQMAEAFKLGVEAGRKAFLSGRIPVSKQANPSSPTKNISRK
- a CDS encoding Cof-type HAD-IIB family hydrolase, translated to MNIKIDNETDSPKISAALFDLDGTILNSQEIIPDDISQRIKHISNFIPTSLISGRIFSSVYDYSKELELSSPQISDNGALIFNPINKEIIFSRSIDCEVARDVFNLLDNNDFYYFASSQGEQINNNSKDKNFENVNIITCLYDDIYKFISSNSLINLSKISLIPSSGSSNEKYLSFMPKNINKGIAIEEYSSYLGINKSKIFAIGDGLNDIEMLNKVGISVAMGNSDKEVYKASKFYTKSFDENGTILALDWIIEGLN
- a CDS encoding DNA translocase FtsK, which translates into the protein MEVNQNNIIKERLIKIISQKNFIFFIFLTALLIASLNLFYSVRDLVGLLPVLVSMSVLLSFILFKNSKKLFSIKLLSSVILINVSFFVTLGGINYDSSSFFSFDYSLSGKYGEFLAKEPYYWNQYNASITNYIDFIFRLSTPLIIISIIYYPHFYLRILSNLYSILVSFIISFTYLLRKNLLTFFKKKIIGSRIKDTKIREVNIDDPKIENTKIREINIDDPKIEDTKIEEDKLFSRDISTEIKKEIIYDDRPNIDKELDRFSIREFNWPKIKTNFLKLTPKKELDKNEINDTIEIIKSTLSAHGVNTSIENFTSGPSVTMYQLKPGWMDDKENKRVKVEQVLRREKDLALALGSPNIRFEAVLDGVQNIMGIEIPNISPNTVDFKEVIEDERIKNISQSFSLPAPLGQGMDGKPIMIDIAKMPHLLVAGSTGSGKSVFINSIIAGMITTKTPEEVRMILIDPKRVELTPYGKIPHLYTEEVIVDTDKAVEVLSSTVTEMMNRFKILEKVGVKNISDFNKKMGKSHKMWNLLIVIDELADLMLQAGSEIERLIVRLAQLGRATGIHLVVATQRPSVDVVTGLIKANFPSRVSFAVMSQIDSRTVLDSIGAEKLIGKGDMLFSPIDNAQMSRIQGVFLNEDDIEALTNQWNSYYDKYELEMLKLQLEGKNNNKEIKGDSLYDQALELSSQSSTLSTSLLQRRLRIGYPRAARLMDELEDNGIVGPGEAGKPRKILV